A region from the Mycobacterium heidelbergense genome encodes:
- a CDS encoding glycosyltransferase: MIAVSLLSRIILPRPGEPLDVRKLYLEESTTNARRAHATTRTSLQIGAESEVSFATYFNAFPASYWRRWTICTSVVLRVEVTGTGRVDVYRTKATGARIFVQGCQFAGTDDEPAVVEIEVGLQPFEDGGWIWFDITTDTAVTLRSGGWYATEPAPGTANVAVGIPTFNRPADCANALAELTADPLVDEVIGAVIVPDQGVRKVRDHPNFPAAAARLGNRLSIHDQPNLGGSGGYSRVMYEALKNTDCQQILFMDDDIRIEPDSILRVLAMHRFAKSPMLVGGQMLNLQEPSHLHIMGEVVDRSNFMWTAAPHAEYDHNFAEYPLSDTEDKSKLLHRRIDVDYNGWWTCMIPRQVAEELGQPLPLFIKWDDADYGLRAAERGYPTVTLPGAAIWHMAWSDKDDAIDWQAYFHLRNRLVVAAMHWDGDVTGLVRSHLKATLKHLACLEYSTVAIQNRAIDDFLAGPEHIFSILETALPEVHRMRKDYPDAVVLPAASELPAPRHMTRAMKPPVNPLSVGYRLIRGISHNLTKADPEAHLRPEYNVPTQDARWFRLCTVDGVTVTTADGCGVVYRQRDRRKMFSLLLKSLRRQRQLLSRFDEMRRVYRDALPVLSSKQKWETALLPAARNEPRQKPEHA, from the coding sequence ATGATCGCCGTCAGCCTCCTGTCCCGAATCATCCTGCCCCGTCCGGGCGAACCCCTCGACGTGCGCAAGCTCTACCTCGAGGAGTCGACCACCAACGCCCGGCGCGCCCATGCGACGACGCGCACCTCGCTGCAGATCGGCGCGGAGTCCGAGGTGTCGTTCGCCACCTACTTCAACGCGTTCCCGGCCAGCTACTGGCGACGCTGGACGATATGCACGTCGGTGGTGCTGCGGGTGGAGGTGACCGGGACCGGGCGCGTCGACGTCTACCGCACCAAGGCCACGGGCGCGCGCATCTTCGTCCAGGGCTGTCAGTTCGCCGGCACCGACGACGAGCCCGCCGTCGTCGAGATCGAGGTGGGGCTGCAGCCGTTCGAGGACGGCGGCTGGATCTGGTTCGACATCACCACCGACACCGCGGTCACGCTGCGCAGCGGCGGCTGGTATGCGACCGAGCCCGCCCCGGGCACGGCCAACGTCGCCGTCGGCATCCCGACGTTCAACCGCCCCGCGGACTGCGCCAACGCGTTGGCCGAACTCACCGCGGATCCGTTGGTGGACGAGGTGATCGGGGCGGTGATCGTGCCCGACCAAGGCGTCCGCAAGGTGCGTGACCATCCCAACTTCCCCGCCGCCGCGGCCCGGCTGGGCAATCGGCTGTCCATCCACGACCAGCCCAACCTCGGCGGCTCCGGCGGCTACAGCCGGGTGATGTACGAGGCCCTGAAAAACACCGACTGCCAACAGATCCTGTTCATGGACGACGACATCCGCATCGAGCCGGACTCGATCCTGCGGGTGTTGGCCATGCACCGCTTCGCCAAGAGCCCGATGCTGGTGGGCGGGCAGATGCTCAACCTCCAGGAGCCGTCGCACCTGCACATCATGGGCGAGGTGGTGGACCGGTCGAACTTCATGTGGACCGCGGCGCCGCACGCCGAGTACGACCACAATTTCGCCGAGTACCCGCTGAGCGACACCGAAGACAAGAGCAAGCTGCTGCACCGCCGCATCGACGTCGACTACAACGGCTGGTGGACGTGCATGATCCCGCGGCAGGTCGCCGAGGAGCTGGGCCAGCCGCTGCCGCTGTTCATCAAGTGGGACGACGCCGACTACGGCCTGCGGGCCGCCGAGCGCGGCTACCCGACGGTGACGCTGCCCGGCGCGGCGATCTGGCACATGGCCTGGAGCGACAAGGACGACGCCATCGACTGGCAGGCCTACTTCCACCTGCGCAACCGGCTGGTGGTCGCGGCGATGCACTGGGACGGTGACGTCACCGGCCTGGTCCGCAGCCACCTGAAGGCGACGCTGAAACACCTTGCCTGCCTTGAGTATTCGACGGTCGCGATCCAGAACAGGGCGATCGACGATTTCCTGGCCGGCCCCGAACACATCTTCTCGATCCTGGAAACCGCGCTGCCCGAAGTGCACCGCATGCGCAAGGACTACCCGGACGCCGTCGTGCTCCCGGCGGCCAGCGAACTGCCGGCGCCGCGGCACATGACCAGGGCGATGAAGCCACCGGTGAACCCGCTGTCCGTCGGTTACCGGTTGATCCGCGGGATCTCGCACAACCTGACCAAGGCCGACCCGGAGGCCCACCTGCGCCCGGAGTACAACGTGCCGACCCAGGACGCGCGCTGGTTCCGGCTGTGCACGGTCGACGGGGTCACGGTGACGACGGCCGACGGGTGCGGCGTGGTCTACCGGCAGCGCGACCGGCGCAAGATGTTCTCGCTGCTGCTCAAGTCGCTGCGCCGGCAGCGTCAGCTGCTGAGCCGGTTCGACGAGATGCGCAGGGTGTACCGGGACGCGCTGCCCGTGTTGTCCAGCAAGCAGAAGTGGGAGACGGCGTTGTTGCCGGCCGCCCGCAACGAGCCTCGCCAAAAGCCCGAGCATGCCTGA
- a CDS encoding phosphatase PAP2 family protein, producing MPEATTSEAPRGEVAALVAVQAALADRPRALTAARALSHFGEHSIGWLAVAALGAVVMPRRRRDWLAAGAGAFAAHAAAVLVKRLVRRQRPHHPAVAVNVGTPSQLSFPSAHATSTTAAAILMGRAAGLPGGTAAAVLVPPMALSRLVLGVHYPSDVAFGVALGAGVARLALWLDGKSR from the coding sequence ATGCCTGAAGCCACCACGTCGGAGGCCCCGCGCGGCGAGGTGGCCGCGCTGGTGGCCGTTCAGGCCGCGCTGGCCGACCGCCCCCGCGCGCTGACCGCGGCGCGGGCGCTGTCCCACTTCGGGGAGCACAGCATCGGCTGGCTGGCCGTGGCGGCGCTCGGCGCGGTGGTCATGCCGAGGCGTCGCCGCGACTGGCTGGCGGCCGGTGCCGGGGCGTTCGCCGCGCACGCCGCGGCGGTGCTGGTCAAGCGGCTGGTGCGGCGCCAACGGCCGCATCACCCGGCCGTCGCGGTCAATGTCGGCACACCCAGCCAGCTGAGCTTCCCCTCCGCGCATGCCACCTCCACCACGGCCGCGGCCATCCTGATGGGCCGGGCCGCCGGGCTGCCCGGGGGAACGGCCGCCGCGGTGCTGGTCCCCCCGATGGCGCTGTCGCGGCTGGTGCTGGGGGTTCACTATCCTAGCGACGTCGCCTTCGGCGTGGCGCTCGGCGCCGGGGTCGCCCGCCTTGCACTCTGGCTCGATGGGAAGTCGAGGTAG
- a CDS encoding decaprenyl-phosphate phosphoribosyltransferase, with protein MSEDVVTGPPGNLIVGVVKAMRPRQWVKNVLVLLAPVAALGGPVHYNYADVLIKVSVAFVVFCLAASSVYLINDARDVEADRAHPTKRFRPIAAGVVPEWLAYTLAALLGVASLAIGWWLTPNLALVMAVYIAIQLAYCFGLKHQAVMDICIVSSGFLIRAIAGGAATNIHLTQWFLLMMAFGSLFMAAGKRYAELQLAERTGAKIRKALESYTSTYLRFVWTLSATALVVCYGLWAFDKEHGEASWFVVSMVPFTIAILRYAVDVDGGLAGEPEDIVLRDRVFQLLALAWMVTVGAAVAFG; from the coding sequence ATGAGCGAAGACGTGGTGACCGGGCCCCCGGGGAACCTGATCGTCGGCGTGGTCAAGGCGATGCGCCCGCGCCAATGGGTGAAGAACGTCCTGGTGCTGCTCGCACCCGTGGCCGCGTTGGGCGGCCCGGTCCACTACAACTACGCCGACGTGCTGATCAAGGTGTCGGTGGCGTTCGTGGTGTTCTGCCTGGCGGCCTCGTCGGTGTATTTGATCAACGACGCGCGCGATGTCGAGGCCGACCGCGCGCACCCCACCAAGAGGTTCCGCCCGATCGCGGCGGGCGTGGTGCCCGAATGGCTGGCCTACACGCTGGCGGCGTTGTTGGGGGTCGCCTCGCTGGCCATCGGCTGGTGGCTCACGCCCAATTTGGCGCTGGTGATGGCCGTCTACATCGCCATCCAGCTGGCCTACTGCTTCGGCCTCAAACACCAAGCGGTGATGGACATTTGCATCGTGTCGTCGGGGTTCCTGATCCGGGCCATCGCCGGGGGTGCGGCGACCAATATCCATCTGACGCAATGGTTTTTGCTGATGATGGCGTTCGGGTCGCTGTTCATGGCGGCCGGCAAACGCTATGCCGAGCTGCAGCTGGCCGAGCGCACCGGCGCCAAGATCCGCAAGGCCCTGGAGAGCTACACCAGCACCTACCTGCGATTCGTGTGGACGTTGTCGGCCACGGCGCTGGTGGTCTGCTACGGGCTGTGGGCCTTCGACAAGGAACACGGCGAGGCGAGCTGGTTCGTGGTGTCCATGGTCCCGTTCACGATCGCGATCCTGCGCTACGCGGTCGACGTGGACGGCGGGCTGGCGGGGGAGCCCGAAGACATCGTGCTGCGCGACCGGGTGTTCCAGCTGCTGGCGCTGGCGTGGATGGTGACAGTTGGGGCCGCCGTTGCCTTCGGTTAG
- the aftB gene encoding terminal beta-(1->2)-arabinofuranosyltransferase has product MPSVSPHLKGLWALNGTALRRRPVVRRAGWPLFPYATVVRVSLWISVAVVAVLFAWGAWQRRWIADDGLIVLRTVRNLLAGNGPVFNEGERVEANTSTAWTYLMYVGSWVGGPMRMEYVALALALVLSVLGVALLMLGAGRLYAPSLRGRRAIMLPAGALVYVALPPARDFATSGLESGLTLAYLGLLWWMMVCWSQPVRGRPDRRTFTGALAFVAGFSVLVRPDLALMGGLALIMMLVAARTWRRRALVVVAGGFLPVAYEIFRMGYYGLLVPGTALAKDAAGDKWSQGMIYLANFNAPYAVWIPVVLLVPLGVLVGAARRRPSFLRPVLAPDYGRLARAVQSPPAVVAFVLVSGLVQGLYWIRQGGDFMHARVLLAPLFCLLAPVAVIPVAMPDGVDYSRETGYWVAGAAGLLWFGVAGWSLWAANSPGMGDDATHVTYSGIVDERRFYAQATGHAHPLTAADYLDYPRMAAVLTALDNTPDGALLLPSGNYIQWDLVPMMRPPPGQPNGTAPQKPQHTVFFTNLGMVGMNVGLDVRVIDQIGLANPLAQHTERLRHGRIGHDKNLFPDWVIADGPWVKGYPGIPGYLDANWVAQAVAALKCPETQAVLGSVRAPMTLHRFVSNVLHSYEFTKYRIDRVPLYELARCGLPVPEPAPPPPRE; this is encoded by the coding sequence TTGCCTTCGGTTAGCCCCCACCTCAAAGGCCTGTGGGCGCTGAATGGCACTGCGCTGCGCCGACGGCCGGTGGTCAGGCGGGCGGGCTGGCCGCTGTTCCCGTACGCCACTGTGGTCCGGGTCAGCCTGTGGATCAGCGTGGCGGTGGTCGCGGTGCTCTTCGCCTGGGGGGCATGGCAGCGACGCTGGATCGCCGACGACGGGCTGATCGTGCTGCGCACGGTCCGCAACCTGCTGGCCGGCAACGGGCCGGTCTTCAACGAGGGCGAGCGGGTGGAGGCGAACACCTCGACGGCGTGGACCTACCTGATGTACGTGGGCAGCTGGGTCGGCGGGCCGATGCGCATGGAGTACGTGGCGCTGGCGCTGGCCCTGGTGCTCTCGGTGCTGGGCGTGGCGCTGCTGATGCTGGGCGCCGGCCGGCTGTACGCGCCCAGCCTGCGGGGACGCAGGGCGATCATGCTGCCCGCCGGGGCGCTGGTCTACGTCGCGTTGCCGCCGGCGCGCGACTTCGCCACCTCCGGCCTGGAGAGCGGGCTGACGCTGGCCTACCTGGGATTGCTGTGGTGGATGATGGTGTGCTGGTCGCAGCCGGTGCGGGGGCGTCCGGACCGCCGGACGTTCACCGGCGCGCTCGCCTTCGTCGCCGGGTTCAGCGTGCTGGTCCGGCCCGACCTGGCGCTGATGGGCGGGCTGGCGCTGATCATGATGCTGGTCGCGGCCCGCACCTGGCGGCGCCGCGCGCTGGTGGTGGTGGCCGGCGGATTCCTGCCGGTCGCCTACGAGATCTTCCGGATGGGCTACTACGGCCTGCTGGTGCCGGGGACCGCGCTGGCCAAGGACGCGGCCGGCGACAAGTGGTCGCAGGGGATGATCTATCTCGCCAACTTCAACGCGCCCTACGCGGTCTGGATACCGGTGGTGCTGCTGGTGCCGCTGGGGGTGCTCGTGGGGGCGGCCCGTCGCCGCCCGTCGTTCCTTCGGCCCGTGCTGGCGCCCGACTACGGCCGGCTCGCCCGGGCGGTGCAGAGCCCGCCGGCGGTCGTGGCATTCGTCCTGGTGAGCGGGCTCGTGCAGGGGCTCTACTGGATTCGGCAGGGCGGCGATTTCATGCACGCGCGGGTGTTGCTGGCGCCGCTCTTTTGTTTGCTGGCCCCGGTGGCCGTCATCCCGGTGGCGATGCCCGACGGCGTGGACTATTCGCGGGAGACGGGATATTGGGTGGCCGGCGCCGCCGGCCTGCTGTGGTTCGGCGTCGCGGGCTGGTCGCTGTGGGCAGCAAACTCACCCGGCATGGGCGACGACGCCACCCACGTCACCTACTCCGGAATCGTCGACGAGCGCCGCTTCTACGCGCAGGCCACCGGGCACGCGCATCCGCTGACCGCCGCCGACTACCTGGATTACCCGAGGATGGCCGCCGTCTTGACGGCGCTCGACAACACGCCGGACGGGGCGTTGTTGCTGCCGTCCGGCAACTACATTCAGTGGGACCTGGTGCCGATGATGCGGCCGCCGCCGGGCCAGCCGAACGGTACGGCACCCCAAAAGCCGCAACACACAGTGTTTTTCACCAACCTCGGCATGGTGGGGATGAACGTCGGGCTGGACGTCAGGGTGATCGACCAGATCGGCCTGGCAAACCCGCTGGCCCAGCACACCGAGCGGTTGAGGCACGGCCGGATCGGGCACGACAAGAACCTCTTCCCGGACTGGGTGATCGCCGACGGTCCGTGGGTGAAGGGGTATCCGGGAATTCCGGGCTACCTGGATGCGAACTGGGTCGCCCAGGCGGTGGCCGCCCTGAAATGTCCCGAGACCCAGGCGGTGCTGGGCTCGGTGCGCGCCCCAATGACGTTGCATCGCTTCGTCTCCAACGTCCTGCACTCCTATGAATTCACCAAGTACCGGATCGATCGTGTCCCGCTCTACGAGCTTGCCAGGTGCGGGCTTCCGGTGCCGGAGCCCGCCCCGCCCCCTCCCCGCGAGTGA
- the ag85A gene encoding diacylglycerol acyltransferase/mycolyltransferase Ag85A produces the protein MTLVDRFRGAVARMPRRLVVGAVGVALLSGLIGAVGGSATAGAFSRPGLPVEYLQVPSAGMGRDIKVQFQSGGANSPALYLLDGMRAQDDYNGWDINTPAFEWYYQSGLSVVMPVGGQSSFYSDWYKPACGKAGCTTYKWETFLTSELPAYLQSNKQVKPTGSAAVGLSMAGSSALILAAYHPAQFVYAGSLSALLDPSQGMGPSLIGLAMGDAGGYKKDDMWGPSSDPAWQRNDPSLQVGKLVANNTRIWIYCGNGKPSDLGGDNLPAKFLEGFVRTSNLKFQDAYNGAGGHNAVFNFDANGTHDWPYWGAQLNAMKGDLQSTLGATPNTGGGDTSQGT, from the coding sequence ATGACGTTAGTCGACAGGTTTCGCGGCGCCGTGGCTCGCATGCCGCGGCGGCTCGTGGTGGGGGCCGTTGGCGTGGCCCTGCTATCGGGCCTGATCGGCGCCGTGGGGGGCTCGGCGACCGCTGGTGCGTTCTCGCGCCCCGGTCTGCCGGTGGAGTACCTGCAGGTGCCCTCGGCCGGCATGGGCCGCGATATCAAGGTTCAGTTCCAAAGCGGTGGCGCCAACTCGCCGGCGCTGTACCTGCTCGACGGTATGCGCGCGCAGGACGACTACAACGGCTGGGACATCAACACCCCGGCGTTCGAGTGGTACTACCAGTCCGGCCTTTCGGTCGTCATGCCGGTCGGCGGGCAGTCCAGCTTCTACTCCGACTGGTACAAGCCCGCCTGCGGCAAGGCCGGCTGCACCACCTACAAGTGGGAAACCTTCCTGACCAGCGAGCTGCCGGCGTACCTGCAGAGCAACAAGCAGGTCAAGCCGACCGGCAGCGCCGCCGTCGGCCTGTCGATGGCCGGGTCGTCGGCGCTGATCCTGGCGGCCTACCACCCCGCCCAGTTCGTCTACGCCGGCTCGCTGTCGGCGCTGCTGGACCCGTCGCAGGGCATGGGGCCGTCGCTGATCGGCCTGGCCATGGGCGACGCCGGTGGCTACAAGAAGGACGACATGTGGGGGCCGTCGAGCGACCCGGCGTGGCAGCGCAATGACCCGTCGCTGCAGGTCGGCAAGCTGGTCGCCAACAACACCCGCATCTGGATCTACTGCGGCAACGGCAAGCCGTCGGACCTGGGTGGGGACAACCTGCCCGCCAAGTTCCTCGAAGGCTTCGTGCGGACCAGCAACCTGAAGTTCCAGGACGCGTACAACGGCGCGGGTGGCCACAACGCGGTCTTCAACTTCGACGCCAACGGCACCCACGACTGGCCGTACTGGGGCGCACAGCTCAACGCGATGAAGGGCGACCTGCAGTCGACGTTGGGTGCGACCCCCAACACCGGCGGCGGTGACACCAGCCAGGGCACCTAA
- a CDS encoding esterase family protein, which yields MRIVRGLGAFCVAALSAGLVGVLGPAASTGTARAAGYESLMVPSAAMGRDIPVAFLAGGPHAVYLLDPFDAAPDVSNWVTAGNAMNTLAGKGISVVAPAGGAYSMYTNWEQDGGKQWDTFLSSELPNWLAANKGLAPGGHAAVGASQGGYAAMALAAFHPDRFGFAGSLSGFLYPSNTTTNGAILAGLQQFGGVDGNGMWGAPQLGRWKWHDPYVHASLLAQNNTRVWVYSPTNPGASDPAAMIGQAGEAMGNSRMFYQQYRSVGGHNGHFDFPGGGDNGWGSWSGQLGAMSGDIVGAIR from the coding sequence ATGAGGATCGTGCGGGGTCTGGGGGCGTTTTGCGTTGCCGCGCTGTCGGCGGGGCTGGTCGGCGTTTTAGGGCCGGCGGCATCCACCGGCACAGCCAGGGCGGCGGGTTACGAAAGCCTGATGGTGCCGTCGGCGGCGATGGGCCGCGACATCCCGGTGGCCTTCCTGGCCGGCGGTCCGCACGCCGTGTACCTGTTGGATCCCTTCGACGCCGCCCCGGACGTCAGCAACTGGGTCACCGCGGGCAACGCGATGAACACGCTGGCCGGCAAGGGGATCTCCGTGGTGGCGCCCGCCGGCGGCGCCTACAGCATGTACACCAACTGGGAGCAGGACGGCGGCAAGCAGTGGGACACCTTCCTGTCCAGCGAGCTGCCCAACTGGCTGGCCGCCAACAAGGGCCTGGCACCCGGCGGCCACGCCGCCGTCGGCGCCTCCCAGGGCGGCTACGCCGCGATGGCGCTGGCCGCCTTCCATCCCGACCGGTTCGGCTTCGCCGGCTCGCTGTCCGGGTTCCTGTACCCGTCGAACACCACCACCAACGGCGCGATCCTGGCCGGCCTGCAGCAGTTCGGCGGCGTGGACGGCAACGGGATGTGGGGGGCCCCGCAGCTGGGCCGGTGGAAGTGGCACGACCCCTACGTGCACGCCTCGCTGCTGGCGCAGAACAACACCCGGGTGTGGGTCTACAGCCCGACCAACCCGGGCGCCAGCGATCCCGCCGCCATGATCGGCCAGGCGGGCGAGGCGATGGGCAATAGCCGCATGTTCTATCAGCAGTACCGCAGCGTCGGCGGCCACAACGGCCACTTCGACTTCCCGGGCGGCGGCGACAACGGCTGGGGCTCGTGGTCGGGGCAGTTGGGGGCCATGTCGGGCGACATCGTCGGAGCCATCCGCTAG